The following are encoded together in the Acetobacter vaccinii genome:
- a CDS encoding N-acetylmuramoyl-L-alanine amidase family protein, protein MAWRAEGGIWLRDGVVLRRRQLVAGLVASQCVATPLLAAGRVAHKTLHAPAVIGQARPELPLVMLDPGHGGKDPGAIGFSGTYEKHVAEAAAMELRRQLLATGRYRVGMTRTADRFVPLDGRVELAQQHQASLFISMHADALQNATVRGASVYTHSHGASDSQTADLARIENSADRFGGPMVHGASPEVQRILESLVTEESRKGSAHMARAVVSAFQSRMILLPHPHRHAAFAVLKSARIPSVLVEMGFMSNRLDEAALRQTGHRAMVAGAMCTAVQRYFASAGVGLAG, encoded by the coding sequence ATGGCATGGCGCGCTGAGGGTGGCATATGGCTGCGCGACGGGGTTGTGCTGCGGCGCAGGCAGCTTGTGGCAGGTTTGGTGGCCAGTCAGTGTGTGGCAACGCCTTTGCTGGCGGCTGGTCGGGTAGCCCATAAAACCTTGCATGCCCCTGCTGTGATTGGTCAGGCCAGGCCGGAACTGCCGTTGGTCATGCTTGACCCCGGTCATGGTGGCAAAGACCCTGGGGCCATTGGCTTTTCCGGTACATATGAGAAGCATGTGGCCGAGGCCGCAGCCATGGAGCTGCGCAGGCAGTTGCTGGCAACGGGCCGTTACCGTGTGGGTATGACTCGCACGGCGGACCGTTTTGTACCGCTGGATGGTCGGGTGGAGCTTGCCCAGCAGCATCAGGCATCTTTATTTATTTCCATGCATGCGGATGCGCTCCAGAATGCCACCGTGCGCGGGGCGAGCGTGTACACGCATTCCCACGGGGCGTCGGATAGTCAGACGGCTGATCTGGCGCGGATTGAAAACAGTGCCGACCGTTTTGGTGGCCCCATGGTGCATGGTGCATCGCCCGAGGTGCAGCGGATTCTGGAAAGTCTGGTGACGGAGGAAAGCCGCAAGGGTTCGGCCCATATGGCGCGGGCGGTTGTGTCGGCTTTTCAGTCGCGGATGATCCTGCTGCCGCATCCGCACAGGCATGCGGCATTTGCAGTCCTCAAGTCAGCTCGCATCCCATCCGTGCTGGTGGAAATGGGTTTTATGTCCAACAGGCTGGATGAGGCCGCGTTGCGGCAGACCGGGCACCGCGCAATGGTCGCGGGGGCAATGTGCACAGCAGTGCAGCGTTATTTTGCATCAGCAGGGGTGGGGTTGGCAGGCTAA
- a CDS encoding complex I NDUFA9 subunit family protein, with protein MGDSKVAAVFGGNGFIGQYVVQQLALAGYTVRVASRRPDQGALLRPLGRLGQVAPFYASVLDDASVACVVRGADVVVNLVAVLSPSGRQTLKAVNVEGAGRVARLAAQAGVGRFIHMSALGASTTASSAYARSRAEGEAQVQQYRPDAAIIRPSVVFGPEDNFFNLFAMLARYLPALPVYGARTRVQPVYAGDVARVVAALAQQDGSVARVWSLGGPSVMTMADIATLVLEETRKDKSLFHVPGWLARLQATVLERLPGALLTHDALRLLATDNVLPGGETGFESFGLTPRTVQSCVPFYLERYRAGGGRSGIVVGEL; from the coding sequence ATGGGTGACAGCAAGGTAGCCGCCGTTTTTGGCGGGAACGGGTTTATTGGTCAGTATGTGGTGCAGCAGTTGGCACTGGCGGGCTATACCGTGCGTGTGGCCAGTCGCAGGCCAGATCAAGGTGCCTTGCTGCGGCCGCTGGGGCGTTTGGGGCAGGTAGCCCCGTTCTATGCCTCGGTGCTGGATGATGCTTCGGTCGCCTGCGTGGTGCGTGGTGCGGATGTGGTGGTCAACCTTGTTGCCGTGCTGTCGCCCTCTGGTCGGCAGACCCTCAAGGCGGTGAATGTTGAGGGGGCAGGGCGTGTCGCCCGTCTGGCCGCGCAGGCCGGTGTGGGGCGCTTTATCCATATGTCGGCATTGGGGGCGTCCACCACGGCGTCCTCGGCCTATGCCCGGAGCCGTGCCGAGGGTGAGGCTCAGGTGCAGCAGTATCGGCCAGATGCCGCAATCATCCGCCCCTCGGTGGTATTCGGGCCGGAGGATAACTTCTTCAACCTTTTCGCAATGCTTGCCCGCTACCTGCCTGCGCTACCTGTCTATGGTGCGCGTACCCGGGTGCAGCCTGTTTATGCCGGGGATGTTGCGCGTGTGGTCGCGGCTCTGGCCCAGCAGGATGGCAGTGTGGCGCGTGTCTGGTCGCTCGGTGGGCCGTCGGTCATGACCATGGCGGATATTGCTACTCTTGTTTTGGAGGAAACCCGCAAGGACAAGTCGCTCTTCCACGTTCCGGGTTGGCTGGCGCGGCTTCAGGCTACGGTGCTGGAGCGTCTGCCTGGTGCCCTGCTGACGCATGACGCCCTGCGCCTGTTGGCCACGGACAATGTGTTGCCGGGTGGTGAAACCGGATTCGAATCCTTTGGCCTGACCCCGCGGACAGTCCAGTCCTGTGTGCCGTTTTATCTGGAGCGGTATAGGGCTGGGGGTGGGCGCTCCGGGATTGTTGTTGGAGAACTGTAA
- a CDS encoding NAD(P)-dependent oxidoreductase, with product MTSKMLKFVSVSQRQPEKRTADDRRVDFDEIYEDFVPEQATEQASRCSQCGVPFCSVHCPLGNNIPDWLMLTAQGRLEEAYDISSATNTFPEICGRICPQDRLCEGNCVIEPGFESVTIGAVERYITDTAFENGWVKPTLPVQERTQSVGIVGAGPAGLAAAERLRAQGFQVHVYDRYDRVGGLLVYGIPGFKLEKHIVARRHALLEESGVVFHLGQGIGAGAGELAFEDLRAKHDAVLIATGVYKSRELGGPGSGLAGIERALDYLTASNRRSLGDELPPEASALDAQGKAVVVLGGGDTAMDCVRTAIRQGAESVRCLYRRDKANMPGSTREVKNAEEEGVMFEWLAAPEAFLGDSHVTGVRATRMALGLPDASGRQSVEAVEGSSFTLKADLVIKALGFDPEPLPQLWAQPGLDVSRWGTLKVGHDSFMTSLPGVFAAGDIVRGASLVVWAIRDGRDAAASIHQWIEDNVTASAMAEQG from the coding sequence ATGACAAGCAAGATGCTGAAATTTGTCTCCGTTTCGCAGAGGCAGCCTGAAAAACGCACGGCAGACGACCGCCGTGTTGATTTTGACGAAATCTATGAAGACTTTGTGCCAGAGCAGGCTACGGAGCAGGCCAGCCGCTGCTCGCAGTGCGGTGTGCCGTTCTGCTCAGTCCATTGCCCGTTGGGAAACAACATTCCCGACTGGCTGATGCTGACCGCACAGGGCCGCCTTGAGGAAGCGTATGATATTTCCTCGGCGACCAACACCTTCCCCGAAATTTGTGGCCGTATCTGCCCGCAGGACCGCCTGTGCGAAGGCAACTGCGTGATCGAGCCGGGCTTTGAGAGCGTGACCATCGGCGCGGTTGAGCGGTACATTACCGACACGGCGTTTGAAAATGGCTGGGTCAAGCCGACCCTGCCCGTGCAGGAACGCACCCAGTCGGTCGGGATTGTGGGGGCTGGTCCTGCCGGTCTGGCTGCGGCTGAGCGGCTGCGCGCGCAGGGCTTTCAGGTCCATGTGTACGACCGTTATGACCGTGTGGGTGGGCTGCTGGTGTATGGCATCCCCGGCTTCAAGCTGGAAAAGCATATCGTGGCCCGCCGTCATGCCCTGCTGGAAGAAAGCGGGGTGGTGTTCCACCTTGGTCAGGGCATTGGCGCTGGTGCGGGCGAACTGGCGTTTGAAGACCTGCGCGCCAAGCATGATGCCGTGCTGATTGCCACAGGTGTCTATAAATCGCGCGAACTGGGTGGACCGGGCTCCGGTCTGGCCGGGATCGAGCGCGCACTGGATTACCTGACCGCGTCCAACCGTCGCTCGTTGGGTGATGAACTGCCGCCCGAGGCCAGCGCGCTGGATGCACAGGGCAAAGCCGTCGTGGTGCTGGGCGGTGGTGATACCGCCATGGACTGCGTACGCACGGCCATCCGTCAGGGTGCGGAGTCTGTCCGCTGCCTGTACCGTCGTGACAAGGCCAACATGCCCGGCTCCACGCGTGAAGTGAAAAACGCTGAAGAAGAAGGCGTGATGTTCGAGTGGCTGGCCGCGCCCGAGGCCTTCCTGGGGGACAGCCATGTGACCGGCGTGCGCGCCACGCGCATGGCTCTGGGCCTGCCCGATGCCTCTGGTCGCCAGTCGGTGGAGGCGGTGGAGGGGTCTTCCTTCACGCTCAAGGCTGACCTTGTCATCAAGGCGCTGGGGTTTGACCCAGAGCCTCTGCCCCAGCTTTGGGCGCAGCCGGGGCTGGATGTGTCACGCTGGGGCACTCTCAAGGTTGGTCATGACTCGTTCATGACATCGCTGCCTGGTGTGTTTGCTGCAGGTGACATCGTGCGTGGGGCCAGCCTTGTGGTGTGGGCTATCCGCGACGGGCGTGACGCCGCAGCCAGCATCCACCAGTGGATTGAAGACAATGTGACGGCATCCGCCATGGCGGAGCAGGGATAA